A stretch of the Aphis gossypii isolate Hap1 chromosome 2, ASM2018417v2, whole genome shotgun sequence genome encodes the following:
- the LOC114119093 gene encoding uncharacterized protein LOC114119093 → MWYEALPSAIIVYVLLNIPDKINSLSNKLVYDNVYKRDVSQPWLQRYYARDWELTGDPYKAQGLECLPNKPTVTGIDWHKYGKGPNHSFYGTKL, encoded by the exons ATGTGGTACGAAGCCTTACCTTCCGCTATCATCGTATATGTGCTGTTAAACATACCCGACAAGATCAACTCTCTGTcgaataaattagtttacgATAAC gTTTACAAACGTGATGTTAGTCAACCTTGGCTTCAAAGATATTATGCTAGAGATTGGGAATTAACTGGTGATCCATATAAGGcacaa ggcCTTGAATGTTTACCAAATAAGCCTACAGTTACTGGAATTGATTGGCATAAATATGGAAAAGGACCAAACCATTCATTCTATGGAACtaaactgtaa